The Lebetimonas natsushimae genomic sequence GTATTTTAGAAAAAAAATTAAAGAAGCAAGTAAAAGAGTTACAATTGGAAAATTATGTAAAATTTTTGGGTGCTATGTCTCATAATGAGGTTATGGAGTGGATGCAAAAAGCTGATATTTTTTGTTTACCAAGTATTACTGCTAAAACGGGAGATGCTGAAGGATTAGGTATGGTATTTCTTGAAGCAGGTATTTATGAAGTGCCAGTAGTAGCTACTCTTCATGGAGGAATTCCTGAGGTTATATTAAATAATAAAACAGGTTTCTTGGTAGAAGAAAGAAATATAAAACAGTTAGCAGATAAGTTATTAATCTTATTAAAAAATGAAAATTTAAGAAAAAGTATGGGAAAAGAAGCCAGAAATTTTATAAAAGAAAAATTTGACATTCAAAAACAAACTAAAAAATTAGAGGAAATTTATAAAGGGTTAATATGAAAAATATTTCAGTTATTATACCGGCTTATAATGAAGGAAGAAATTTATCTAAAAGCGTTTTATCTTTTATTAATCAAACTGTTAAACCATTAGAAATTATTATTGTTGATGATTGTTCGAGTGATAATACTTTAAATATTGCTTATGAATTGAAATATAAATATTCTAAATTCAATATTAAAATATTAAAACATAATAAAAATAAAGGAGCTGGAGGAGCAAGAAATACTGGGCTTTTAGAAGCAAGAGGTGATATTATTGTTTTTGCAGAAGCTGATGGTGAATATTCAAAATTATATTTACAAAAAGTTTTAAATATTTTAGAGAGAAATAGGAATTGTTTTACTGGAGGAGGATTAAGAGTTTGTTCAAATAGAAATAAAACTATATGGATTGAGTATTGGAATTCTTTATTTGAAGCAAGATGGATTCTTAGTAAAAAATTAAATATACATAAGGGGGGATGGGTTTTTTATAAACAAGATATAAAAAATATTGGAGGATATAATGAATCATTAAAAGAAGGTGAAGATATAGAATTAACTAATCGTTTATTGAAAAAGGGATTTAAAAGTATTTGGATAGGTAATGTTTTTTTTAAACACCGAGAACCTGAAACTATAATAGAAGTTTTTAAAAGATTTTTTAAAGCCGGGAAAAATACTTATAAATTTAGAAAACTGCAAAAAAGATATTATAAGGATGTTATATTATCCATTTTATTTGTAGTTTTTTCCCCTATATTGATGATTTTTCCTCATTTTTTTATTATTTTTAAGTCTGAAACAAGGATTGCTCAAATTAGGTTAATAAAAAAATATAAAAAGAAACAAAATAATATTTTAAGTGTTATTTTATTTCCTTATCAATTTTATTTTCAAAAAATGTCAACTGCATTAGGAATTATTGTTAGTTTTTTTTATGAAGTAACTAAAAAAAATAAGGGTTTATAAAATGAAAGAAAAATATAAATTGCTTATCGTAGCTAGGGATATTGTAAATACAGGAGGAGGTCATGTAATAGAACAGCTTTGTAAAAATTTAATTAATTATTGCGATGAAATTGTGGTTTTTACTGATTATAAAAATTCTATATTAAACGAATTAGAAATTAAACAAATAACTTCTTTTTATGGAGAAAAATTATATAACTATAATCCAAAAAGAAAAGTTTTTAAAATAATAAGACACTTTTTAAGAGTTAGTTTTTTTGCTTTTTCTACTTTAAAATTAAAAAATAAGAAATTTTCAGAATATATTATATTAGATAATAATAATGAAGGTTTTATTTGTGATATTTCATTAACTCATGATGTTTTTACATGTACTTTATTAAAAGATGTTAAGAAAAATAAAAGAAAAATAAAAAGGATATTTAATCCTGTATTACTATTTAAAATAGTTAAAGAGTGGATTGTTTTAAATAAAAATAGTACTAAATTTATAATAGCTATTTCTAATGAAACTTTAAAAGAAATTAATTTTGTTTGTAAAAAAAAGAAAAAACCTAAAAAAGTTATAGGACATGGGGTGGATTTAGAAAAATTTTATCCAAATGAAAAGATAAAAAAGAATTTAAGAAAAAAATATAATATTCCTAATGAAAAATTTGTTTTATTACTTTCTGGGCATGATTATGAAAGAAAAGGACTAGAGTATGTTATTAAAGCGCTTAAATTGCTACCGGATGATATAATTTTAGTTGTAACAGGAAAAGGAGATATAGAACCTTATTTAGCACTTGCAAAAAAACTTTCAGTTTATGATAGAGTTTATTATTTAGGACTTTTAAATGATGTAAGGGAAGGATATTGGTTGAGTGATGTTTTTGTTTTACCTACTTCGTATGAAGGATGGGGATTAGTTGCTACTGAAGCAATGGGATGTGGTTTACCTGTTTTAATATCAAAAGTAGGAGGTGTAAAAGATTATTTGATAGATGGATATAATGGTTTAGCTATTGAACGTGATGAGTATAATATAGCAAAAAAAGTTTTATATATTAAAAATAATCAATCTATTTATAATAACATAAGGAAAAATGGAATAGAAACTGCTAAGAAATATAATTGGGAAAATGTTGCTAAGAAGTATTTAGAAGTTATAAAATTTGTAGGTAAACAAAAAAATGTTTAAATCTTTTTTTAAAATATTTACAGGTAATATCATAGGGAAAATAATAGGATTTTTAAGAGAAATTATAATAGCTTATTTATATGGTACTAGTGTACCTGTTGGAGCATTTCGTATCGCACAAACTGCTGTATTAATTCCTGTAAATTTTTTTACATCCGATACTTTAAATGCAGGATTTATTCCTCTTTATAATCACTATAAAAAAATTAGTATTTATAAAGCCCAATCGTTTTTTTGGATTTTAAATATAGCTCTTACGTTAATATCTTTCATAATTGTTATTATTTTATTTAAATCAGCTTTTTGGTGGGTAAATTTGATTGCTCCTGGTTTTTCTGTGGCAGAGCACAATTTGGCAGTACTTTTTGTTAAAATTATGTCTTTAAGTATTCCTTTCTATGTATTAAGTTTGCTTTATTCATATCTTGCATTAGCTCATAATTATAGTTTTCTTGTTTCTATTAGGCCTTCTATACAAAGTTTTGGAATGATTTGTGGAGCAATTTTGGCATATTATTTTAACAACATTGCATTATTTGCATGGGGTTTTACTGGGGCTTATATATTTTTTTTCTTTTTAGCTATAAAAGAATTATTAAAAAAAAATTTATTTTATTTTTCTTTTCAAAATATAGGAGAAATATTAAAGGATTTTTTTAATATTATTAAACCTTTATTGTTATTACCTATTATGTTACAAGGAAATATATTTATAGAGCGAATGGTGTCTTCTTATATGGGTATTGATGTTGTGGCTTCAGTGGAATATGCTAAATTTATTACAGAATCTGGAATATCTCTTTTGGCAGCTCCTTTAGGTCTTATAGGATTAGCTACATTAAGTAATTTTAATATGAAAAAAACAAGAGATAAGTTATTGCAAATAATTTCTCTTATTTTAATAATTACGATTCCGATATCTATGTTTTTAATTTCAAATTCTGAATTAATTGTTTCTTTTATATTTAAAAGAGGAGCTTTTGATAAAGAATCTGTATTAATTACTAAAAATATATTAATTGGTTTATCTATAGGCTTTTGGGCACAAATAGTATCTTATATTATGATAAAAGCTTTAAATGCTCAACATGAAAATAAAAAAGTAGTTATTTTTATGGCTATTGCTTTAAGCTCGAATACTTTATTTGATATTTTTTTTTATAAAATATTAGGACCTATTACTATAGGTATAGGATCAAGTATTTACGGATTTATTCTTTTTATTTTAACGATTAATTTTTTTAATATTTCAAGATATTTATTAAATATAATATTTTGGTTATTAATTGGAAGTGTGATTTATTTTTTTATTAATAATTTTTTATATTTTAAAAATGAATTTATTGATATTTTTATTACATTTTTTTTATTTTTATTATATTGGGCAATTTATATTTTTATAATTCCAATTTTAAGAAATAATATTATATCAATTTTAAAAGGAAAAAAATGAAAAAGGATATAGTATTACTTTCTACGGCCGAATGGGATCATCCATTTTGGACTAATAAACAACATGTAGCTGTGGAATTGGCAAAAAGAGGTCATAAAGTTTTTTATATTGATTCTTTAGGTCTTCGTCGTCCTAGTGCGAGTAGTCAGGATTTTAAAAGAATTTTAAAAAGAATTCAAAAATCATTAAAAAAACCTAAACAAGTTAGAGAAAATTTATGGGTATGGTCTCCTATTTTATTGCCTTTTCAAAATAAAAAAATTGTTAGAAAGTTTAATTTTGTTTTATTAAATAACTGGTTAAATTTTTGGTTAAAAAATTTAAATTTTAAGCACGAAATTTTTTGGACATACAATCCTTTAACAAGTAAATTATTTGATGTTAAAAAATATGAACTGCTTGTATATCATTGTGTTGATGAGATAAAAGCTCAACCCGGAATGCCTATTAAAATTTTAGAAGTAGCAGAAAAAGAATTAGTTGAATTATCTGATTATGTTTTTACTACTTCATTAAAACTTTATGACACGCGTAAAATTTTAAATGAACATACTTATTATTTTTCCAATGTGGCTGATTTTAATCATTTTTCAAAAGCAATGGAAGAAACTACAATTGTCCCTCAAGATTTAACAGCTATTTCTTCTCCTCGAATAGGTTTTATTGGGGCTATAAGTAGTTATAAAATAGATTTTAATTTATTAGAATATTTAGCTAAAAAATTTCCTCATTATTCTTTTATTCTTATAGGAAAGATTGGTGAAGGAGATCCATGGACAAAAATTGATTTTCTTAAAAAATATAAAAATATTTATTTTTTAGGTCCTAAATCATATTCTGAATTACCTAATTATTTAAAAGGAATAGATGTTGCTATATTGCCTAATAATATAAATGAATATACAGAATCTATGTTTCCAATGAAATTTTTTGAATATTTAGCGGCAGGTAAACCTATAGTTAGTGTTAATTTACCGTCTTTAAAAGAATATAAAAATATATGTTTTTTATCAAATACATATGAAGAATTTGCAAATAATATTAATAAAGCATTAAAAAATCCTAATTTTAATTTAGAAAAACGGATATCTTTAGCTAAAGAATTTACTTATGAAAAAAGAACTGAAAAAATGATGAAAATAATTGAAGGAAATTTATGAAAAAAGCATTAGTTCATGATTGGTTTTCTGTATATGCCGGGGCTGAAAAGTGTGTTGAAAGTTTTACGAATATATGGAATGATTTTGATGTGTACAGTCTTATTGATTTTTTGAACGAAAAAGATAGAGAAATTATATTAAAAGGTAAAAAAGCAAATACCAGTTTTATTCAAAAGCTTCCAAAAGCAAAAGATAAATATAGAAATTATTTCCCTTTGTTTCCTTTTGCTATAGAACAGTTTGATTTAAGTGATTATGATTTAATTTTATCTTCTTCTCATGCAGTTGCAAAAGGTGTATTGACTCATTCTAATCAACTTCATATAAGTTATGTTCATACTCCTATAAGATATGCTTGGGATTTATATCATCAATATTTAAAAGAAAGTAAATTAGATAAAGGTTTAAAAGGTATTCTTGCAAAATATTTTCTTCATAAAATTCGTATATGGGATATGAGCACAATAAATCGTGTGGATTATTATATAGCAAATAGTCATTATATAGCACGAAGAATTAAAAAAGTGTATGGAAAAGATAGTACGGTTATATATCCACCTGTTGATGTAGATAAATTTAAACTTAAATCTTATAAAGAAGATTTTTATTTAACCGCTTCTAGGATGGTTTCATATAAAAAAATAGATCTAATAGTAGAGGCTTTTAGCAAAACTGATAAAAAACTTGTAGTAGTAGGGACTGGTCCGGATATGGAAAAAATAAAATCTAAAGCTGCTAAAAATATTGAAATTTTAGGATATCAGCCAGATAGTGTGCTTATTGATTTAATGCAGAAGGCAAAAGCATTTGTTTTTGCAGCAGAGGAAGATTTTGGTATTATTCCTGTAGAGGCTCAAGCATGTGGAACGCCGGTTATTTGTTTAGGAAAAGGCGGAACGAAAGAGACTGTTATTGATAATGTTACAGGGGTTCATTTTGATAATCAGTGTGTTGAAAATA encodes the following:
- a CDS encoding glycosyltransferase family 2 protein — its product is MKNISVIIPAYNEGRNLSKSVLSFINQTVKPLEIIIVDDCSSDNTLNIAYELKYKYSKFNIKILKHNKNKGAGGARNTGLLEARGDIIVFAEADGEYSKLYLQKVLNILERNRNCFTGGGLRVCSNRNKTIWIEYWNSLFEARWILSKKLNIHKGGWVFYKQDIKNIGGYNESLKEGEDIELTNRLLKKGFKSIWIGNVFFKHREPETIIEVFKRFFKAGKNTYKFRKLQKRYYKDVILSILFVVFSPILMIFPHFFIIFKSETRIAQIRLIKKYKKKQNNILSVILFPYQFYFQKMSTALGIIVSFFYEVTKKNKGL
- a CDS encoding glycosyltransferase family 4 protein translates to MKEKYKLLIVARDIVNTGGGHVIEQLCKNLINYCDEIVVFTDYKNSILNELEIKQITSFYGEKLYNYNPKRKVFKIIRHFLRVSFFAFSTLKLKNKKFSEYIILDNNNEGFICDISLTHDVFTCTLLKDVKKNKRKIKRIFNPVLLFKIVKEWIVLNKNSTKFIIAISNETLKEINFVCKKKKKPKKVIGHGVDLEKFYPNEKIKKNLRKKYNIPNEKFVLLLSGHDYERKGLEYVIKALKLLPDDIILVVTGKGDIEPYLALAKKLSVYDRVYYLGLLNDVREGYWLSDVFVLPTSYEGWGLVATEAMGCGLPVLISKVGGVKDYLIDGYNGLAIERDEYNIAKKVLYIKNNQSIYNNIRKNGIETAKKYNWENVAKKYLEVIKFVGKQKNV
- a CDS encoding lipid II flippase MurJ, whose protein sequence is MFKSFFKIFTGNIIGKIIGFLREIIIAYLYGTSVPVGAFRIAQTAVLIPVNFFTSDTLNAGFIPLYNHYKKISIYKAQSFFWILNIALTLISFIIVIILFKSAFWWVNLIAPGFSVAEHNLAVLFVKIMSLSIPFYVLSLLYSYLALAHNYSFLVSIRPSIQSFGMICGAILAYYFNNIALFAWGFTGAYIFFFFLAIKELLKKNLFYFSFQNIGEILKDFFNIIKPLLLLPIMLQGNIFIERMVSSYMGIDVVASVEYAKFITESGISLLAAPLGLIGLATLSNFNMKKTRDKLLQIISLILIITIPISMFLISNSELIVSFIFKRGAFDKESVLITKNILIGLSIGFWAQIVSYIMIKALNAQHENKKVVIFMAIALSSNTLFDIFFYKILGPITIGIGSSIYGFILFILTINFFNISRYLLNIIFWLLIGSVIYFFINNFLYFKNEFIDIFITFFLFLLYWAIYIFIIPILRNNIISILKGKK
- a CDS encoding glycosyltransferase, whose protein sequence is MKKDIVLLSTAEWDHPFWTNKQHVAVELAKRGHKVFYIDSLGLRRPSASSQDFKRILKRIQKSLKKPKQVRENLWVWSPILLPFQNKKIVRKFNFVLLNNWLNFWLKNLNFKHEIFWTYNPLTSKLFDVKKYELLVYHCVDEIKAQPGMPIKILEVAEKELVELSDYVFTTSLKLYDTRKILNEHTYYFSNVADFNHFSKAMEETTIVPQDLTAISSPRIGFIGAISSYKIDFNLLEYLAKKFPHYSFILIGKIGEGDPWTKIDFLKKYKNIYFLGPKSYSELPNYLKGIDVAILPNNINEYTESMFPMKFFEYLAAGKPIVSVNLPSLKEYKNICFLSNTYEEFANNINKALKNPNFNLEKRISLAKEFTYEKRTEKMMKIIEGNL
- a CDS encoding glycosyltransferase family 4 protein, which gives rise to MKKALVHDWFSVYAGAEKCVESFTNIWNDFDVYSLIDFLNEKDREIILKGKKANTSFIQKLPKAKDKYRNYFPLFPFAIEQFDLSDYDLILSSSHAVAKGVLTHSNQLHISYVHTPIRYAWDLYHQYLKESKLDKGLKGILAKYFLHKIRIWDMSTINRVDYYIANSHYIARRIKKVYGKDSTVIYPPVDVDKFKLKSYKEDFYLTASRMVSYKKIDLIVEAFSKTDKKLVVVGTGPDMEKIKSKAAKNIEILGYQPDSVLIDLMQKAKAFVFAAEEDFGIIPVEAQACGTPVICLGKGGTKETVIDNVTGVHFDNQCVENILKAVDKFEKNIDKFEPEKIRENALRFSRDRFEKEIKDFVEEKYKIFKNHK